In one window of Desulfonatronospira thiodismutans ASO3-1 DNA:
- a CDS encoding TIGR01777 family oxidoreductase: MKYFILGGTGFVGKQLLDFLLEQGEDVTALVRDESKVKNKSPRLSLVQGDPLKKGDWQNRVSEADVVINLVGSPVMTRWNDKSKKLIESSRVDSTNNVVAAMKDLEPRTFICANAVGYYGPRSDERVDENTGPGNDFLSHVAVKWQEAAQAAEKLGHRVVVSRFPAVLGPGGGAMAQMLPVFRLGLGGKLGSGRQWFPWVHILDLVRALHFMSAKEDISGPVNVCAPQEITNEDFTRAMSRVLKRPAFFKVPGLALKIIYGEVGDMLLTGQRCVPAVLQKAGFEYMFPEIEKALADIVRK, from the coding sequence ATGAAATATTTTATTCTCGGTGGAACCGGTTTTGTGGGAAAGCAGCTCCTGGATTTTCTCCTTGAGCAGGGAGAGGATGTAACCGCTCTGGTTCGGGACGAATCCAAAGTCAAAAACAAATCGCCCAGGCTCAGTCTTGTCCAGGGCGACCCCCTGAAAAAGGGTGACTGGCAGAATCGGGTAAGCGAGGCGGACGTGGTCATCAACCTGGTGGGCTCCCCGGTAATGACCAGGTGGAACGACAAGTCCAAAAAACTCATCGAATCCAGTCGCGTGGATTCCACCAACAACGTGGTGGCGGCCATGAAGGACCTGGAACCCAGGACTTTCATCTGTGCCAATGCAGTGGGATACTACGGACCAAGGAGCGATGAACGGGTGGATGAGAACACCGGACCGGGAAATGATTTTCTGTCCCACGTGGCCGTAAAATGGCAGGAAGCGGCCCAGGCAGCGGAAAAACTCGGGCACCGGGTGGTTGTGTCCAGGTTTCCGGCAGTCCTTGGACCCGGCGGAGGGGCCATGGCCCAGATGCTTCCCGTATTCAGGCTCGGCCTGGGCGGAAAACTGGGCAGCGGCAGGCAGTGGTTCCCCTGGGTGCATATCCTGGACCTGGTCCGGGCGCTGCATTTCATGAGCGCAAAAGAGGACATATCCGGCCCCGTAAATGTATGCGCCCCCCAGGAAATAACCAATGAAGACTTTACCCGGGCCATGTCCAGGGTGCTCAAAAGGCCTGCATTTTTCAAGGTGCCCGGACTGGCCTTAAAGATCATTTACGGCGAAGTGGGAGACATGCTCCTCACTGGTCAACGCTGCGTCCCTGCAGTCCTGCAGAAGGCCGGATTCGAGTACATGTTCCCGGAGATAGAAAAGGCCCTGGCCGATATTGTCAGGAAGTGA
- a CDS encoding DUF433 domain-containing protein, whose amino-acid sequence MNFLERIEWNPKVCNGKPVIKGTRIPLGIILEQIAEGSTWDQLLRDYPELKREDIQAALFFAKANIEHSDMRKAHV is encoded by the coding sequence ATGAATTTTTTAGAAAGAATTGAATGGAATCCAAAAGTATGCAACGGAAAGCCAGTCATAAAGGGCACAAGGATACCCCTGGGCATCATTCTGGAACAGATTGCTGAAGGATCTACCTGGGATCAGTTGCTGCGCGACTACCCTGAGTTGAAAAGAGAAGATATTCAGGCGGCCCTGTTTTTTGCCAAGGCGAACATTGAACATTCTGACATGAGAAAAGCACATGTCTGA
- a CDS encoding type II toxin-antitoxin system VapC family toxin, whose translation MKRVMIDTNIYSLALKGDPEVADYLRKVDKIGISTISIGELLSGFKGGNREDKNREELDFFLDSPRVVVHAVDVETADFYASILDKLKSAGTPIPTNDMWIAASAFQHGYKLFSRDRHFEMVQGLILVAR comes from the coding sequence ATGAAAAGAGTGATGATAGACACCAACATCTACTCCTTGGCCCTGAAAGGAGATCCGGAGGTGGCAGACTATCTGCGAAAGGTGGACAAAATCGGGATTTCCACCATAAGCATTGGAGAGTTGCTTTCAGGGTTCAAGGGCGGAAACAGGGAAGACAAGAATAGGGAGGAACTTGATTTTTTCCTGGATTCTCCCAGGGTTGTTGTACATGCCGTTGATGTAGAGACAGCAGATTTTTATGCCTCCATACTGGACAAGCTCAAAAGCGCTGGCACACCCATCCCAACCAATGACATGTGGATTGCAGCCTCTGCCTTTCAGCACGGATACAAACTCTTTTCCCGGGACAGGCATTTCGAAATGGTGCAAGGTCTGATTCTCGTTGCGCGCTGA